The DNA region CATTGACTCCACTTACTCCTGTAGCCCACTTACCAGCCATTTCACTCGTTAGAAAAGGATCTTCAGAAAAACCTTCTTCAAAACGACCAACGAGAGGGTTTATACGTATATCTGCAATGGCTGTCCATATAAGTATTTCGTTTATTTGATCATTTGTAACGGAGCCACGTTTTTCATTACCGATCACCGTACCTATTTTATGTGCAAGATCGGAATTCCAGCTTTGTCCGACTGTAATAGATGCAGGAAAATCAGTGTAAACACCTTGTACATGATCCCTTCCATTGACCTCTAACGGCAACTCATAGCCTGCATTTACTCGAATTGAAATAGTCGGCTCTGAATCTTCCGCTCTGTTATCAGGCTTTCTGGGATTCGCCATGAGCATAAGATCTTCTATACACAGGTCATTGTCCAAGATGTAATTTACAAAATCCTTTAGTTGTGAAGGGTCTCCGTCAAAGATTGGTTTCCCTGAAGAGTCTCTAGCCGGAACATAGCTTGAAGATGTATCTGTCGACGCATTTTCATTTAATGGCTGGGTTGATCCTTTATTCTCCATCATTGGTCCTCCTCGTATAAATCAATATTTTTACCTACACCCATACTGGAGAGCCAGCTTGGCGAACATATCTTCCAGCGTAAATCTTGGATCGACGTAATGGTACACTCGGATCTGACGTCCATTCTGACCGTGCATGTAGATCATCTCCTCCGTAAAACGTGGTGGAGGCTTCATCTCATAGCCGAATTGATGATCGTCAAGCAGGAGACTCACGGCCGGGGAATCGCCGAGACACCAACTCTCGCCTTTTGGCCAGTCAATGTCGGGCATCATTTTTGCCATCAAGTCGTTGTAATTGACAAGCTGATCGAAGAGATAACGCCCGATTTCTCCGTAAGGCCTAACCTTGAGCGCCAGCTCGGCGATTGTTACACGAATGGTGGAGTAGGCGGTTAGCGGCACCTGCCAGAGGTCTATGCCAGATTGGAACACAACATTGGCCGCATGTATGTCGTTGTAGAGGTTGTATTCCCCTCCCCCTTCCGGCCAGTGGCCGCCGCCGATCCAGAGCGCTGTCAACCGGCCCGCAATTGAGGGCTCTATCAAGTAAGCGGACGCCAGGTCAGTCAAGGGTCCCAGGAAAACAGCGTACAAGGGAGCTTGGTCATCTGAAAGCGCTTCACGAATGATCAGTTCGGCACCTTCCGAAGGCTGTGGTGTACGTTCGTCGAAAATACGTTCCTTAGCCCCTTTGAACACCGGAACCTGTCCGTGGATATGCATAAGGGTAAGCACTTTCTGAATTTCATCATAGCTATCCTGCATGGAAGTAGTCGATTTTTGATAGCCGAAATGGGCAGCGATGAGTCCTTTGATGATAAATCGGGGTGTCAGGAGAGCATGCACAATTGCAAATTGATCATCGGCTTCATTCTTGGCATCGGTGTTCATGATCAACCGGATCTTCTTCCTCTGCGGTACATCATAAGGCAGCTTCATTGCTTTCATCACTCCTGAATTAAAATGCGGATCCCCTAAGATTCAAATCGTAATGCGTCAACCTTTCACTCGCCGTACAACCGCACAGGTCCCAACAAACCGCTGGGTTCCAGCTGTCCAAGACGTGAGAAGAAGTCCGGTGTTTCGAATACCAGTGTATTGGTCACTTCAATAGCAAGTTTATTTCTGCCTTCCCTGACCAGTCCACTAAGGTCAAACCGATAAGGGGGTGTTAAACGAATGCCAGAGGAAACGCCATTAAGGTATACCTCTACCGTCTCGAAGGCTTCGCCAATATCCATTACAGCTTGCTTCCCGGATAAGGATGACCAGTTCAAATCGGTCTCATAACGAATCGTTCCTGAGAAAGTAGGCAACAGCCCGGTTCGGCTGAGATCCGACAGAGTTCCCATTTCTCTCCACGGGGTGAATGTCGGATATTGTTGGGAGGTTGCCGTATAGACATTCCATGGACCTTCGATAGCTGTAATCAGTTTGTCCGTTGTCGGTTTGGCTACTGCCTCTATCCCATCAAGTGCCGATCCCGCAATCACAACGATGGTTTCTGATTTCGCCAGGTTGAGCCTGATCAGCGAGCTATTGCCTTGCTTGACGCATTCCGATTTCAACACCTGATTGGTATAAGCATCGTAGAATTGCACGCAACCTGTTACTGGAAGAATCACTTCTGTATTGATATCCTTGGCTGGATGTTCATTGAAGAACATAAAGACTTCCATACTCAAATGTTTAACATGATAACAACGCAAGAAGGGTTCGCTGCTCTTCACCTGCACGTCGTAATATGCCGATGCCTTCATCCTGTCTACGAGCTTGTCGAGCGGAACAACCTCTACCCTAACGTCCGCAGCTAGGCGGTCAAGAATTTCTGAGTTAGGACTCCCTTCACTCGACCGGCTCGGCAAACCTTCTATGAAAAAGATGGGGAGTCCCTGCTCTGCGAGATAATTCATTCGGTGTAACACATCATTCGGGAGTGCTTCACTGTATGGCACAATGAGACAATGATAAGTCTCGTTTTGTAAATGAAGCTTACTATCCCTCACGCTGACTCCGTTCAAGATCGTATCGCAAGGAAGAATATCGCAATCGATCTGGTTTCTCAACAATTCCTTGACGGGCTTGTGGAAATACATGAACTCTCCGGACCATTCGGCTTCGGCGTGATACAATACGGCTGCCGTTGCGACATGCGTACCGCCCGATAAGAGATGGCTTAGACGGTTCGTATATTGGTTCAAGATCCGATAGTACCGATATTGGGGGTTTTTCCCTCCCGCGTACAGATGCGGCGGACAATCCTGGTCCGGGTAATCCTTGGGCGAGAAGGCGTGTGGTACGAAATGGTTAACCCCACGGACAAGCATATGATCCGTTAGCCATTTCATGAGTTTCAACCCTTCCGCCCAACCGTAAGCACCGAACACCTCAGCCATAGTCCTTCCTTTTTTCTTCGGATCGATATGGGCCAAGGACACAGCCATCTTAGCCATACCATAGTTGAAGAACTCCGAATCGATTTCCCCTGCAAATCCCTTGGTCGGTATCTCATCAACCCCCGGCTTCAGCTGCCAAAGTACGACATCCAGGCCCGACATGTCCTGTCCGCCGAGGGCCCGGTAGAAGTGGCCTGTACCGCTTCCAAGGCGGGCGTGAACGTTGTTGTCTTCCAGCACATGGCCAATATATTCCACTTCACGCTCCCGGCACCAGTTGCCGATCTGTTCCGTGAAGTTCTCCCCATAGAGCTTGCTCACCAAATTCATGTAGGCAAAGCGAATCCGTGACGTGCTTTCGCCGCCTTTGTACCACAGAAGGGGCAAATGTCGTCTGTAATCCGGTCCGAATTCCTGTTCCAGCAGGCTGAACATCTCCGTGCACCATGGAAGTGTGACGCCTTTTTTTCCCGGCTTGGAGCTAAAGTCCCAGGTATCCTTGTCGTTATAGAATCCGGGCTCATCGGAGAAGAATCCGGCCAGGGTTTTTCCGAAGTCCTCGTGGTATCGCTCGTAGAAAGCTTCGTAAACCGTGTTGATCAGAACGCGGACAGAGTCTGCTACAAGATGGTTGATGTAGTCCTTCTTCTCTGGGTCGCCGCCATGTTCGCTTTCAATAAGAGAAAAGATGCGCCAATATCCATCCGGAACGTTCCAGTACAACTTGCCGTTCTCCACCTGATCAGTCAAATCGATGCTCTCATCTGTCATTTCACCCGACACGGGGTCCCTCTTAACTGCGATTACCGCAAACAGTGTACCTCCATTGCTAAATCCCGGCATATAAGGCAAATTCGATACCATGAATGCGGAGTTATCCCGTGGCCCGACAGCATCGAGATGATTTTCATAAATATAGAGACGGCGAAGCTCCCGTGGTGCCTCCTTCAAACGTCCTGCTGCATGTCCGGTAGGAAAGTGGTCATCATCCAGGATCCATACCCGCATGCCCCGTGTTCTCGCTTCATCTAGGATCACATCAATATCTTTCCACCATTTGGGTCCAAGAAAATCTGGGTGCGGTCGGGACTCTATGCAAACTGCCCGAATCCCCGACTCGTAGATTCGGGCCATTTCGTCCCGAAGTACTTCCTCTTCCTCTCCGTGTTGCCAAAAGAATGGCAAAATATAATTTTCTTCCTTGCCCGTTAATACTTCTTGAAGTTTTGTTGCCATCGTTTTTTTCAACTCCTGTTCAAGTCAGTGCTGCCAGTTTCTAACGTAATCTCTCACTATTCGAATCCTATTGAAACATCCGGTTTAGGAGGATCTAACAAACAGGTTTCAGCCATGGATTCGACTGACTTATATTTTTGTTCGTTTTAGGGTCACGGACAAAAGATGCTTCACATTTTTCTCTAAACGTGCCTTTTCGATTCGGCCCTCTCTGACCCCTTCAATGATCGGGGTTACGTAGGTATTGTCAGGTGTCCCTGGCGTTAGCCAGCAGTTGCCCGCAGCTACTGCTTCCACAACATCCACTGTTTCATAGGAGTCCCAATCGGTCATGACATACCCTTCGAAACCGAACTCCTCCCGAAATACCCCTTGAATCATCTCCTCATCGGCTGCTGTAAATACGCCATTGCAAGCATTATATGCCGTCATAATGGAATCGGGCTTATGAACCCGGATAGCCACTTCAAATGCTTTTAAATAGATCTCGCGCAGCGAACGCTCGGTCATAAGACTATGATTTCGCTTACGGGCTGACTCGCAATTGTTTGCTACCGTATGCTTCAAGCAGCTGGAAACGCCGTTCTCTTCCAGACCTTTGCTTTGGTATCCCGCCATGATGCCGGTAAGGAAAGGATCCTCCGAGAAATACTCCGGATGTCTGCCATTCAAAGGATTGCGATGGATATTCATACCCGGTGC from Paenibacillus sp. JNUCC-31 includes:
- a CDS encoding glycosylhydrolase-like jelly roll fold domain-containing protein; the protein is MATKLQEVLTGKEENYILPFFWQHGEEEEVLRDEMARIYESGIRAVCIESRPHPDFLGPKWWKDIDVILDEARTRGMRVWILDDDHFPTGHAAGRLKEAPRELRRLYIYENHLDAVGPRDNSAFMVSNLPYMPGFSNGGTLFAVIAVKRDPVSGEMTDESIDLTDQVENGKLYWNVPDGYWRIFSLIESEHGGDPEKKDYINHLVADSVRVLINTVYEAFYERYHEDFGKTLAGFFSDEPGFYNDKDTWDFSSKPGKKGVTLPWCTEMFSLLEQEFGPDYRRHLPLLWYKGGESTSRIRFAYMNLVSKLYGENFTEQIGNWCREREVEYIGHVLEDNNVHARLGSGTGHFYRALGGQDMSGLDVVLWQLKPGVDEIPTKGFAGEIDSEFFNYGMAKMAVSLAHIDPKKKGRTMAEVFGAYGWAEGLKLMKWLTDHMLVRGVNHFVPHAFSPKDYPDQDCPPHLYAGGKNPQYRYYRILNQYTNRLSHLLSGGTHVATAAVLYHAEAEWSGEFMYFHKPVKELLRNQIDCDILPCDTILNGVSVRDSKLHLQNETYHCLIVPYSEALPNDVLHRMNYLAEQGLPIFFIEGLPSRSSEGSPNSEILDRLAADVRVEVVPLDKLVDRMKASAYYDVQVKSSEPFLRCYHVKHLSMEVFMFFNEHPAKDINTEVILPVTGCVQFYDAYTNQVLKSECVKQGNSSLIRLNLAKSETIVVIAGSALDGIEAVAKPTTDKLITAIEGPWNVYTATSQQYPTFTPWREMGTLSDLSRTGLLPTFSGTIRYETDLNWSSLSGKQAVMDIGEAFETVEVYLNGVSSGIRLTPPYRFDLSGLVREGRNKLAIEVTNTLVFETPDFFSRLGQLEPSGLLGPVRLYGE
- a CDS encoding nucleoside hydrolase: MKAMKLPYDVPQRKKIRLIMNTDAKNEADDQFAIVHALLTPRFIIKGLIAAHFGYQKSTTSMQDSYDEIQKVLTLMHIHGQVPVFKGAKERIFDERTPQPSEGAELIIREALSDDQAPLYAVFLGPLTDLASAYLIEPSIAGRLTALWIGGGHWPEGGGEYNLYNDIHAANVVFQSGIDLWQVPLTAYSTIRVTIAELALKVRPYGEIGRYLFDQLVNYNDLMAKMMPDIDWPKGESWCLGDSPAVSLLLDDHQFGYEMKPPPRFTEEMIYMHGQNGRQIRVYHYVDPRFTLEDMFAKLALQYGCR